Sequence from the Drosophila innubila isolate TH190305 chromosome 3L unlocalized genomic scaffold, UK_Dinn_1.0 0_D_3L, whole genome shotgun sequence genome:
GGCTAGTAAGGACGGATACACTGGATTCCACGATACGCAGTTAACCGTCTTGGTGTGACCGGCCAACTTGGCCAGCGGCTCTTCTCGCTTAATATGCCAAATGTACACAACCTTGTCTTCGCTGCCGCTAGCCACGAAGCTCTCGTTAACGCCGCCAAAGCAAGAATGAATTGCAAAGTTGCTCTGCCTGATTCCCTGAAAACGTCGCAACAGACACTTGTCCTCGATGTCCCAGAGATGCAGACCCTGATTGGAGACATTCAACAAGGCCAAACGATCCGCAGAGTTAATGCTGAACGTCATAATTGGATGTGACTCGCGCAGTATATCAAAATCCGAGCGTGGGGAATCGAAATTAtagctgaaattaaaattgcaaaactaaattttgcaAGGAAAAGATGTTTTGATGGCTCGATACTCACCCTCGTAAGCGATAGTGATTATCGGCTGCTAAAATGGTTTTGTTATCCGCCCGAAAGGCGACGCTGTTGACGCGCACTCCCTCCCAGGAGTCAATTAGGGTGCCGTTCAGGTCACACAGATAGAGCTGACCCTTTTGACCGCCGCAAACGAAATGATTGCCATCGCGACTAAAAGTGCCGCATGCTAGGCTATCCTCCAGGGATTGTGAGAACTTTATAACTAACTTTCCATCGTCGACATTCCAGATGAAAAGCTCATGGGAGTCCTCAGTGCCACCAACTAGAATGAGCTTTGAGTCTGGACTCCAGCTAACGAAGCTAACATTTAGTTGAGCCTGACCATCGAGCACACGGCGATGTTTAAGCGTCAGCTTGTATGGATCTACATCCCAGATGATCACAGTGGAGTCTTTGCTGCCCGTGGCCAGCTTGAGGCCATCCGGGGAGAACTTGCAGAACCAAACCTCAtcgcaatgatcagtgagcaCTTGTATTGTCTGCATGGGAAAGCCATCCGTGGTGCAGCAGTGATCTGTCAGCAAAGATACTGTCTGCAAATTAGTCTCCCAGGCCATATCGTGACAAGGGCAGTTCTGGCTTTGCAGTTCAACAGCCTGTTGGAGCAGAGTGCGCAGGCGTCGTGGCGACATCATCACCGATGGCGGCATAAAAGTCTGCAGGCGTTCCATAACAAGGGCACGAGATGTGATGCCCTTGCCCTCCCACTTCGCCCGCTGGTAGAGGTCATGATTGGTCGAACACATCATATATGAGGATAATTGATGCACACGCAAAATGTTGTGCTGCAGTGGAGTCAGTTCGTTGCGCAACACGTGTAGTGCGTCCAATGGATTTCCATCATCCAAATGctccaaatatttttgctctagcaatataaatttcatttcagttaTTGTGGATGATTTCCCATTATCGATCAATGGCTCCAAATCCTAAAAATCaatacaaagaaaacaaagaactTATAGCACTTATCAATAACAAAGCTCaaattatataagtatataaactGTAAGAGCCCctgtactttattttttgtaaaaattattcttGAATAACTTTGGAGTTAATTATACGATAGTGCTTTAAGGTCCATCGGGAATAAGATACTTATTACCAAAAATAAGATCttatttcaattcgattttttttcacattttcacattactaaattatatttgtttattattatatacgcTGCAAAAAATGATTAGCTATGTTTTCAACTGTTTACACTATTTCCGCTATATTAGGTTCCTTCCATGGCTCACTGCCAGCCTTGAAAGGATCCTAAAATATAGTTGGGTCAGGGATCGATTTCGTGAAAGTCTTTCAGCGATTTCTTTATAGTTTTCAATAAGATTTTCCAtccaatataatttttttatggtcTTGAGCTTTTTTGCACCACAGAGTCTTTCTCGAACCAGTAGATAGGCAAttctgaatttattttaagtttaatgaTCAAATTAACCAAAGGAAAGTCAAATCTCTtcgaaaaattgtttttttttttttaaagcagtTATGCGAATCATAATGGTTTTCAATTccctaaaaaatttaaaataaaagatttatggcatttttaagttaagtttttaaattttatatatgaaatacactagtcaatatttaaaagataaatttttgGAAAGATAGCAGCTCCAAGAAAATATCATGGTTgtgctaatatttttttcacaactcaacattaaatattaatatagactaagaaataataaaaaaaaaaattttaatttttttgccttcgcttcaaaactaaaacaaagtCAAGAAGACGTAATTCGTTGCTACGAAcctttaaaatacaatattttggaACCAAAACCATTTTATTCAATACTCGAAATTCAAGATTAATACTTGCAAAAGACAACATTAAAtagaatacaaattttttagtaaaaaaaaaaaaataccaaaaaataatgaatgtaCCTAATCTGAGTCATGTATGTCATGTAGGGTCCACAACAATTACGTACTTTTGCACAAAGTTAATATAGCCCTGACACAAGGTCTATTAGGTTTGTATTTTATAGAAACAAGACACTCACCTTGAGATCAGCATCCGCTTTGTTCCAGTCTCCAACCAACACATGCTCTCGAAATTTGGTAGCTGATGGATGCTCCAAGTAACAGTTGGATTCGACCATTAGAGTTTTAACTGACTTCTCGAGGCCAACGTCGTGCAGATATTGGCCAATCAAACGTATTATCTCCTGATTCGACTTGTCCAAGTGAATGCCACTGTATCCGCTGTTAATCTCGCGATTGTTGTCCCCATCAACCGCACAGCTGCCATTATTATTGGCTGCGAATCCATTGTGTTTGACATCATGTCCGTTTGTGGTATTATTGCTATGGCCGCCAGATGGTTGAGCAACCTCTCCATCTGCCGATCCATCAGCTGCAGCGCCGGCGCCCTCGTTGCTCACATGATCCGTGCCTGTGGATAACTCCACAGCCGAACCGGAGACATCTGAGGAGCCCGCGGCGGCACCGGTTGTGGAGGGGGATGACAACGCCGCTGTACTCTGCATATTCATAGCCGAATctctgttactgttgctgctaaTCTCGTTGATACTTCTGTTATTGCTGttaagtgtttgtgtgtccGTCGTGGACGAGTTCTGTGTCAGTCTGTGCGAGTCTGAATTTGGTTTGCAATTTCCGTTTCCGGATGCACTTGAGCCACTCGAGTTGATCTGTTGCGCCGCTCTGGATGTGGATGCTGCGTTCGAATCTACGACAGAAACTGATCCTGAAATTGATCCTCCTGAGCGACGTCCCTTTTTGCGCGGCGGCTGGTCCCCGGCTGAGGCACCAGTTGCAGCAGCCTTCTTGTTCTTTCTATCAATTTTGAGTACTTTTTAGGAACCACACGGCAACAAGCAGCCACTTCCTTCACTGTCGACTGTCCACTGGCCTTCACACTTCTTACTATCACACGCCCTCCAGGATGATCTAACGATCAGGATCTTGGGATTGTCCACAACTATAAGCTCCAAACTGCCGATACACATATACCACtgcaaaatatgttttaacaaataattaaattatagattGATACTTATGAttggtaaattaaatttaaaaaatattcggtGTCGGTAAAGCCAGATAATAAcagtaattataattataaatttctataattataGATACCTacactaaataaaattaataacatatagaaataatggaatatgtatatgtgtttttATCTACGCAGTTTGCTACAGGTGATAATAATAATCTACTtattatttcacttttaatttaagaaaattaataatcttCTCTTAAGTAATTGTCTCACATCTTAAtgtcttttaaatatttcccaactcatttaattgtaatattgAACCTTTGtgtcaataaaattgatttctgatcaacaagcaattaaaatgacattgcattgcaaattatcaatatattaaatcaataatataatttcatttgttaaatACACAacgtacatatgtttgtacataacaaatttaacagaTACCAAAGCAATTGAGctacataaatgtaaattcatacatatgaataaatgtgtatgtatCAAAATCAACGATGAAAAATATACCCCAATCATAATGTAAATTGCAgtaacatacatatgcatatgtaggTACGCATGAATACATACATGACCGTGCATTTCAACATTTATACctacacacatatgtgtataaaatgcatttgctgCTTATAATACAGGTTCGGCTATCCACAACGCAACATCAGCCCGAACAACATCGTGTTTCAATGCAGACAGAAGTCGAGCGAGCTCTACCTAAAGAGAAGAAGAGTGTGCCAGAAAGGGCACAATtgcattcaaaacaaaaacaaagcagctgctgctggtgaAAAATAATGCATGAATGTACATTTTGGTCGCTCTTTTCGTTGTGTGGTTGATGTACttctgtacatacatacatatatataattttatatataaatgggaatgcctataaatattaacatattaactACATACTTTCATAGAATTGATGtatctattatattttcaattttttctacACTTTGAAAACACGGCTGGTTTTGTTATTCACAATTAAATGGGTTAAAAATTCGACGACTTCCTACTCTTtgtgtcacacacacacacacacactttaaaaacaaaaaacgcaCTGCCTTACATACACTGccatacatattcatattatgtacatatgtatgaatacATACGTACGTACATAAATACAGCAAACTACATACAGCTTATTTTATATCATATCTGCATTTCGCTTTTGACGTTCTTTGTGCATACAttagtatgtatttatttcttagtTAATGCTAGTTTATAACGTATGGACTTCCTCAAACAACGTATTATGAACTTTATAGATGCACTTGCAACTAAAAACAACGATGTAGTAGCGGTACGGCCAACTTGGTTTTACATTCATgtcgcaacaaaaaacaagatGGCAGGCCTTGGTTCACGGATTTgtgatcaatttaaaaaattgtcttaaattttaattt
This genomic interval carries:
- the LOC117786912 gene encoding WD repeat-containing protein 26 homolog, which codes for MNMQSTAALSSPSTTGAAAGSSDVSGSAVELSTGTDHVSNEGAGAAADGSADGEVAQPSGGHSNNTTNGHDVKHNGFAANNNGSCAVDGDNNREINSGYSGIHLDKSNQEIIRLIGQYLHDVGLEKSVKTLMVESNCYLEHPSATKFREHVLVGDWNKADADLKDLEPLIDNGKSSTITEMKFILLEQKYLEHLDDGNPLDALHVLRNELTPLQHNILRVHQLSSYMMCSTNHDLYQRAKWEGKGITSRALVMERLQTFMPPSVMMSPRRLRTLLQQAVELQSQNCPCHDMAWETNLQTVSLLTDHCCTTDGFPMQTIQVLTDHCDEVWFCKFSPDGLKLATGSKDSTVIIWDVDPYKLTLKHRRVLDGQAQLNVSFVSWSPDSKLILVGGTEDSHELFIWNVDDGKLVIKFSQSLEDSLACGTFSRDGNHFVCGGQKGQLYLCDLNGTLIDSWEGVRVNSVAFRADNKTILAADNHYRLRGYNFDSPRSDFDILRESHPIMTFSINSADRLALLNVSNQGLHLWDIEDKCLLRRFQGIRQSNFAIHSCFGGVNESFVASGSEDKVVYIWHIKREEPLAKLAGHTKTVNCVSWNPVYPSLLASASDDATVRIWGPKPTGSSATTESDDCSSSSSSSSWNMT